A genome region from Tolypothrix sp. PCC 7712 includes the following:
- a CDS encoding phage tail protein, translating to MPNIKDTHDPFAGYNFWVEWDGIVHAGFRECTGLNGTRAVVEYREGTDKTLGQRKVPGLNSFNNISLKRGMTDNDELWKWHKDLIDGKEIERKNVSIILANDQGEETIRWNLENCWPTNWSGPDFNATASELAIESLEFVHEGISVG from the coding sequence ATGCCTAATATCAAAGATACTCACGATCCATTTGCTGGATATAATTTCTGGGTAGAGTGGGATGGCATTGTCCATGCAGGCTTTAGAGAATGTACAGGCTTAAATGGTACTAGAGCAGTCGTAGAATATCGAGAAGGGACTGATAAAACTCTAGGACAAAGAAAAGTTCCTGGTTTAAATAGTTTTAATAATATTAGTTTAAAACGAGGAATGACTGATAACGATGAACTGTGGAAATGGCACAAAGATTTGATAGATGGTAAGGAAATTGAACGGAAGAATGTTTCGATTATTCTTGCTAACGATCAAGGTGAAGAAACTATTCGTTGGAACTTAGAAAATTGTTGGCCTACCAATTGGAGCGGCCCAGATTTTAATGCTACTGCTAGCGAACTAGCAATTGAATCATTAGAATTTGTTCACGAAGGTATCAGCGTTGGTTAA
- a CDS encoding phage tail sheath family protein: MPSTYLAPGVYVEEVSSGLAPIVGVGTSTAGFIGIINLAAASDGVEAETIPTNHGEVKLCTNFTEFKKYFGDFAANSGQNTLAHAVYGFFRNGGTRCFVTWVTEEAKLDDALDKFEAIDEIAIVAAPGVTSKTALAKIDIHCRSLGDRFAILDTEEDIPPDSEQLKPGSQKLIGNSDFAAVYYPWIQVYDPVSKELKFIPPSGHVAGVYARVDDKRGVHKAPANEPILGAVGLKQDISKAKQEPLNSDGINCIRNLNGNIRIWGARTLGAGKDNPDFKYINIRRQFNYLRESIDEGTQWVVFEPNNTELWAKIRRNITAFLTNEWRKGALFGTTPQEAFFVKCDAENNPIETRKLGQVVTEIGVAVIEPAEFVIFRISQLVDEKK; encoded by the coding sequence ATGCCTTCCACTTATCTTGCCCCTGGTGTTTATGTTGAAGAAGTTTCTTCAGGATTAGCACCTATTGTTGGTGTAGGAACCAGTACAGCTGGTTTTATTGGTATCATTAATCTAGCGGCGGCTAGTGATGGTGTCGAAGCGGAAACAATACCAACTAATCATGGTGAAGTGAAACTCTGTACAAACTTCACAGAATTCAAGAAATATTTTGGAGATTTCGCTGCTAATTCTGGTCAGAATACCCTCGCTCATGCTGTGTATGGCTTTTTTAGAAATGGGGGGACTAGGTGTTTTGTCACTTGGGTGACAGAAGAAGCTAAACTCGATGATGCTCTAGATAAATTTGAAGCCATTGATGAAATTGCTATTGTGGCTGCGCCTGGAGTTACCAGTAAAACAGCCCTAGCTAAAATTGATATACACTGTCGTAGTTTAGGCGATCGCTTTGCGATTTTGGATACAGAAGAAGATATCCCCCCTGATTCAGAGCAACTCAAACCAGGTAGTCAGAAACTAATAGGAAATTCAGACTTTGCGGCAGTATATTATCCTTGGATTCAAGTTTACGATCCCGTTAGCAAAGAGCTAAAATTTATTCCTCCCAGCGGACATGTTGCTGGTGTGTATGCTCGTGTTGATGATAAAAGAGGCGTTCACAAAGCACCTGCTAACGAACCAATTTTAGGGGCTGTAGGCTTAAAGCAAGATATCAGCAAAGCCAAGCAAGAACCTCTCAACAGTGATGGGATCAATTGCATTCGCAATCTCAACGGGAACATCCGTATTTGGGGAGCGCGGACTTTAGGCGCAGGTAAGGATAATCCAGACTTCAAATACATCAATATTCGTCGCCAATTTAATTACCTACGGGAATCAATTGATGAAGGCACTCAATGGGTAGTCTTTGAACCTAATAATACAGAACTATGGGCAAAGATACGCCGCAATATTACTGCATTCCTGACTAACGAATGGCGTAAAGGTGCATTATTTGGGACAACCCCTCAAGAAGCATTTTTCGTCAAATGCGATGCTGAAAATAATCCGATAGAAACTCGCAAACTTGGTCAGGTTGTCACAGAAATTGGTGTGGCGGTAATCGAACCAGCAGAATTTGTCATCTTCCGCATTAGCCAGCTGGTAGACGAGAAAAAATAA
- a CDS encoding phage tail sheath family protein translates to MQTSTHLKLSAPGVYLQDIPSLPGKDLLTGVPVFLGVPKVNNSLNHSLPVPKMLTLWTQFVQYFQPLDDVQLHIFLDSYLANAVRGFFENGGRLCYFLHLPDNSLLALQNGLQAIESLDVIDLVCAPDIMQNPPTEVLEMQRAVLEHCDRMGDRFAILDAFNISNIEDIQTLKEQQQGLIGDNAALYTPWLKTENASTDIPPCGHIAGIYARNDAEVGVHRAPANYLLEGVLDLSILFTDADWEILNAEIGAGVNCIRSFRSRGIRIWGSRTLSQNPEWQYINIRRLKITVLRWVERNLADAIFEPNNIDLWDRIVRELTVYCEFLWEKGAIHGDTPEEAFYVKCDAETNPAEIRNTGQIVTEIGLAPTAPSEFIVISLVHRSNGVKFVEVQSVES, encoded by the coding sequence ATGCAGACATCTACACACCTAAAATTAAGCGCTCCTGGTGTCTATTTACAGGATATTCCTTCACTACCAGGTAAGGATTTACTCACGGGTGTTCCGGTGTTTTTGGGTGTTCCCAAGGTTAACAATTCTCTGAATCATAGTCTTCCTGTACCGAAAATGCTCACCCTCTGGACTCAGTTTGTGCAGTATTTTCAGCCATTAGATGATGTGCAATTACATATATTTCTTGATAGTTATTTAGCTAATGCGGTACGGGGTTTCTTTGAAAATGGCGGTCGTTTGTGTTATTTTTTACATTTGCCAGATAACTCTCTATTAGCATTGCAAAATGGATTGCAGGCTATAGAATCACTAGATGTCATCGATTTAGTATGTGCGCCTGACATTATGCAGAATCCTCCCACAGAGGTGCTGGAAATGCAGAGAGCCGTACTGGAACATTGTGATCGAATGGGCGATCGCTTTGCTATCCTTGATGCTTTCAATATCTCCAATATTGAAGATATACAGACTCTCAAAGAGCAACAACAAGGGTTAATTGGTGATAATGCTGCTCTCTATACTCCCTGGCTGAAAACAGAAAATGCTTCTACTGATATTCCTCCTTGCGGTCATATTGCTGGAATTTATGCGCGTAATGATGCCGAAGTTGGAGTTCATCGCGCTCCAGCTAATTATTTACTAGAAGGAGTATTGGATTTAAGTATTTTATTTACTGATGCCGATTGGGAAATTTTAAATGCAGAAATTGGAGCCGGAGTTAACTGCATCCGTAGTTTTAGAAGTCGAGGAATTCGGATTTGGGGTTCGCGAACCTTAAGCCAAAATCCAGAATGGCAATATATCAATATTCGCCGCTTAAAAATTACTGTCTTACGTTGGGTAGAACGTAATTTGGCTGACGCTATCTTTGAACCCAATAACATCGATTTATGGGATCGGATAGTTAGAGAATTAACAGTCTATTGCGAATTTCTCTGGGAAAAAGGAGCTATTCATGGAGACACTCCAGAGGAAGCTTTTTATGTCAAATGTGACGCAGAAACCAACCCAGCAGAAATTCGTAATACCGGACAAATAGTAACAGAAATCGGTTTAGCACCAACTGCACCTAGCGAATTTATTGTGATTTCCTTAGTTCACCGTAGTAACGGTGTGAAGTTTGTTGAAGTCCAATCTGTTGAATCTTAG
- a CDS encoding DUF4255 domain-containing protein gives MLDDLDSTLEQLITHELPGLNKSSETKVAISFDMPIEGSIKQKPAINLFLYDVRENLELRSSEWSVQRLQNGTAVKKRSPARIDCSYLITAWVNSDDPQQEHHILGEVMKLLLRYRTLPAAILQGSLKGQEPLPSGVSLRSSYLQSLGEFWQAIGGKPKAALTYTVTISVPVEEPTTEVPLVLDARNELFRVL, from the coding sequence ATGCTAGATGACTTGGATAGCACCTTAGAACAATTAATAACTCACGAATTGCCAGGGTTAAATAAATCCAGCGAAACAAAAGTAGCGATTAGCTTTGATATGCCAATAGAAGGGTCTATCAAACAGAAACCAGCCATCAACCTTTTTCTTTATGATGTGCGGGAAAATCTGGAATTACGGAGTAGTGAATGGTCGGTGCAACGTCTACAAAATGGTACAGCCGTTAAAAAACGTTCTCCAGCTAGAATAGATTGTTCCTATTTGATTACCGCTTGGGTGAATTCTGATGACCCCCAACAAGAACATCACATCTTAGGAGAAGTAATGAAATTGTTGCTGCGTTATCGGACATTACCAGCAGCAATTTTACAAGGCAGTTTGAAAGGCCAAGAACCACTTCCCAGTGGCGTTAGTTTACGTTCTAGTTACTTACAAAGTTTAGGGGAATTTTGGCAAGCAATAGGAGGAAAACCAAAAGCCGCACTCACTTACACAGTGACAATTTCTGTTCCTGTTGAAGAACCCACAACAGAAGTTCCTCTAGTTCTGGATGCAAGAAATGAACTGTTCAGGGTATTGTAA